From Raphanus sativus cultivar WK10039 unplaced genomic scaffold, ASM80110v3 Scaffold0225, whole genome shotgun sequence, the proteins below share one genomic window:
- the LOC108821992 gene encoding 2-oxoisovalerate dehydrogenase subunit alpha 1, mitochondrial, whose amino-acid sequence MKFIPELSSRRVPCYRVLDENGRIIPDSDFIPVSEKLAVRMYEHMATLQVMDHIFYEAQRQGRISFYITTVGEEAVNIASAAALAPDDVVLPQYREPGVLLWRGFTLQEFANQCFGNKADHGKGRQMPVHYGSNRHSYFTVSSPIATQLPQAAGVGYSLKMEKKNACAVTFIGDGGTSEGDFHAGLNFAAVMEAPVVFICRNNGWAISTHISEQFRSDGIVVKGQAYGIRSIRVDGNDALAIYSAVRSAREMAVKEQRPVLIEAMTYRVGHHSTSDDSTKYRAADEIQYWKMSRNPVNRFRKWVEDNGWWSEEDESKLRSDARKQLLQAIQAAEKWEKPPLTELFSDVYDVKTKNLEEQELGLKELVEKQPQDYPPGFHI is encoded by the exons ATGAAATTCATCCCTGAATTATCTTCTCGAAGGGTTCCGTGCTATCGAGTCCTTGATGAAAACGGAAGAATCATCCCCGACAGCGATTTTATTCCG GTGAGCGAGAAACTCGCGGTTAGAATGTATGAGCACATGGCGACGCTTCAGGTGATGGACCACATCTTCTACGAAGCTCAACGTCAAGGAAGAATCTCTTTCTACATCACTACCGTCGGAGAAGAGGCCGTTAACATCGCTTCAGCCGCCGCTCTCGCTCCagacgacgtcgttttacctcAGTACCGAGAGCCTGGAGTGCTTCTATGGCGCGGCTTCACGTTGCAAGAGTTTGCGAACCAGTGCTTTGGGAACAAAGCTGATCACGGCAAAGGCAGACAGATGCCGGTACATTACGGCTCTAATCGACACAGCTACTTCACTGTCTCCTCTCCTATCGC TACACAGCTTCCTCAAGCTGCTGGAGTTGGTTACTCtttgaagatggagaagaagaacgCTTGTGCAGTAACATTCATCGGAGACGGAGGCACAAGCGAG GGAGATTTCCACGCCGGATTGAATTTTGCGGCGGTGATGGAAGCTCCGGTGGTGTTTATCTGTCGAAACAACGGTTGGGCTATCAGCACTCATATCTCAGAACAGTTCAGAA GTGACGGAATCGTTGTGAAAGGTCAAGCTTACGGAATCAGAAGCATACGAGTTGACGGTAACGACGCGCTGGCGATTTATAGCGCGGTGCGCTCAGCAAGAGAGATGGCTGTAAAAGAACAAAGACCAGTTCTCATCGAG GCAATGACATATAGAGTAGGACATCATTCTACATCAGATGATTCAACTAAGTACAGGGCGGCCGATGAAATACAATACTGGAAAATGTCGAGAAACCCTGTGAATAGGTTCAGGAAATGGGTGGAGGATAATGGATGGTGGAGCGAGGAAGATGAATCCAAGCTAAGATCCGACGCAAGAAAACAG cTTCTACAAGCGATTCAGGCGGCGGAGAAGTGGGAGAAACCACCATTGACAGAGTTGTTTAGCGACGTATATGATGTTAAGACGAAGAATCTAGAGGAGCAAGAACTTGGTTTAAAGGAATTGGTAGAGAAACAACCTCAAGATTATCCTCCTGGTTTTCATATCTGA
- the LOC108821995 gene encoding F-box protein SKP2A-like → MVMVVGEPSMELDFQMMMMKMEGVSIKEWKDIPVELLMRILSLVDDRNVISASGVCSGWRDAISLGLTRLRLSWCNNNMNSLVLSLAPKIVKLQTLILRQDKPQLEDSAVEAIANHCHELQDLDLSKSLRLTDRSLYALAHGCPNLTKLNLSGCTSFSDKAIAYLTRSCRSLKVLNLCGCVNAVSDYTLEAIGNNCNQMQSLNLGWCEKISDDGVMSLAYGCPDLRTLDLCGCVLITDESVVALADWCVHLRSLGLYYCRNITDRAMYSLAQSGVKNKQPGQWKSSAKKSKYDEEGLRSLNISQCTALTPSAVQAVCDTFPALHTCSGRHSLVMSGCLNLTSVHCACILQAHRAVVPHSEMHNMFEGRLDAKT, encoded by the exons ATGGTGATGGTAGTAGGAGAACCATCCATGGAGCTCGACtttcagatgatgatgatgaagatggaaGGAGTCTCGATCAAAGAGTGGAAAGATATCCCTGTTGAGCTTCTCATGAGAATCCTCTCCCTTGTTGATGATCGGAATGTCATTTCTGCTTCTGGTGTTTGCTCTGGCTGGAGAGATGCCATCTCTCTTGGCCTCACTCGTCTCCGTCTCTCTTG GTGCAACAACAACATGAACAGCTTGGTTCTTTCTCTTGCCCCCAAGATTGTAAAGCTGCAGACTTTGATACTACGCCAGGACAAACCACAACTAGAGGACAGTGCAGTGGAAGCCATAGCGAATCACTGCCATGAGCTACAAGATCTCGATCTAAGCAAAAGCTTGAGACTTACCGATCGTTCCCTCTATGCACTTGCTCATGGTTGCCCTAACCTCACTAAACTCAACCTTAGCGGTTGCACCTCGTTCAGCGACAAAGCTATAGCGTATCTGACCAGGTCCTGCAGAAGCCTGAAAGTCCTCAATCTTTGTGGATGTGTCAACGCTGTATCTGATTATACCTTGGAG GCTATTGGGAACAACTGCAATCAGATGCAGTCACTAAACTTGGGATGGTGTGAGAAGATCAGTGATGATGGGGTTATGAGTTTAGCTTATGGCTGTCCAGATCTCAGGACTCTGGACTTGTGTGGTTGTGTTCTCATCACAG ATGAGAGTGTGGTAGCTTTAGCTGATTGGTGTGTCCACTTGAGGTCACTGGGGCTATACTACTGCAGAAACATAACAGACAGGGCCATGTACTCGCTAGCTCAAAGCGGGGTGAAGAACAAACAACCGGGGCAATGGAAATCATCAGCTAAGAAGAGCAAATACGATGAAGAAGGGCTGAGAAGTCTCAACATCAGCCAGTGCACTGCGCTCACACCTTCGGCTGTTCAAGCGGTCTGCGATACTTTCCCTGCTCTTCACACGTGTTCGGGAAGACATTCGCTTGTGATGAGCGGGTGTTTGAACTTGACGTCTGTGCACTGTGCTTGTATTCTTCAGGCTCATCGTGCGGTTGTTCCTCACTCTGAGATGCATAATATGTTTGAGGGGAGATTAGATGCCAAAACTTGA
- the LOC108821997 gene encoding bidirectional sugar transporter SWEET1 translates to MNIAHTIFGVFGNATALFLFLAPSITFKRIIKNKSTEQFSGIPYPMTLLNCLLSAWYGLPFVSKDNTLVSTINGTGAAIETVYVLIFLFYAPRKEKAKIFGIFTAVLAVFATMALVSLFALHGNGRKLFCGIAATVFSIIMYASPLSIMRLVIKTKSVEYMPFFLSLFVFLCGTSWFIYGLIGRDPFVAIPNGFGCALGTVQLILYFIYCGNKGEKSTDAEKDEKKTVEMKDEEKKQSVVNGNKQDQQV, encoded by the exons ATGAACATAGCTCACACCATCTTCGGCGTTTTCG GAAACGCTACTGCTCTGTTTCTGTTCTTGGCCCCTTC GATAACTTTCAAGAGAATCATCAAGAACAAATCAACTGAACAGTTCTCTGGAATCCCTTACCCTATGACTCTCCTCAACTGTCTCCTCTCCGCCTG GTACGGACTTCCCTTTGTGTCAAAAGACAACACGCTTGTGAGCACAATCAACGGAACAGGAGCAGCGATAGAGACAGTCTACGTGTTGATCTTCCTTTTCTACGCACCAAGGAAAGAGAAAGCCAAGATCTTTGGTATCTTCACCGCCGTCTTGGCCGTGTTCGCAACGATGGCTCTAGTCTCTCTCTTTGCTCTCCATGGTAACGGTAGAAAACTCTTCTGTGGTATCGCAGCTACCGTTTTCTCCATCATCATGTACGCTTCTCCCCTCTCAATCATG AGATTGGTGATAAAGACGAAGAGTGTAGAGTACATGCCATTCTTTTTGTCACTATTCGTGTTCCTCTGTGGAACTTCTTGGTTCATCTATGGACTCATCGGTCGTGACCCTTTTGTTGCA ATCCCAAATGGGTTTGGATGTGCTTTAGGGACAGTGCAGTTGATTCTCTATTTCATCTACTGTGGAAACAAAGGCGAGAAATCAACAGATGCTGAAAAGGATGAGAAGAAGACTGTGGAGATGAAAGATGAGGAGAAGAAGCAAAGTGTTGTTAATGGAAATAAGCAAGATCAGCAAGTTTAG
- the LOC108819723 gene encoding probable beta-1,4-xylosyltransferase IRX10, which translates to MASLSSSSKPRNFGAYSHYATPCTRTHQIGALFLVVSTFFVTRLFDQWSSESNSVTPAINIHRTSSSGITIDNDIPRWPERGYGSHLSLKIYVYDESEIDGLKELMYGRDGGVKTAACLKGQWGSQVKIHKLLLESKFRTSKKEEADLFFVPAYVKCVRMLGGLNDKEINQTYVKVLSQMPYFRRSGGRDHIFVFPSGAGAHLFRSWSTFINRSIILTPEGDRTDKKDTTAFNTWKDIIIPGNVDDAMTKNGKPDVQPLPLSKRKYLANYLGRAQGKAGRLKLIDLSKQYPDKLECPDLKFSGTEKFGRTTYFEHLRNAKFCLAPRGESSWTLRLYESFFVECVPVLLSDHAELPFQNVIDYAQVSIKWPSSRIGAELLDYLASIPDRDIEGMIARGRKIRCLFVYGPESAPCSAVKGILWELQRKARHFQQSTETFWLHNGSETSEFRGNIPTDT; encoded by the exons ATGGCGAGCTTAAGTAGTAGTAGCAAGCCTAGAAACTTTGGCGCGTACAGTCACTACGCCACTCCATGCACCCGCACGCACCAGATTGGAGCTCTGTTTCTTGTCGTCTCCACCTTCTTCGTCACTAGGCTTTTCGATCAGTGGTCATCGGAATCCAACTCCGTTACTCCAGCTATTAACATCCACCGTACTTCTTCCTCCGGGATCACGATCGATAACGACATTCCACGGTGGCCGGAGCGAGGGTACGGATCCCACCTCTCGCTGAAGATCTACGTATACGACGAGAGCGAGATCGACGGTTTAAAAGAGCTAATGTACGGTAGGGACGGTGGTGTCAAGACCGCCGCGTGCTTGAAAGGCCAGTGGGGATCTCAG GTTAAGATTCACAAGTTGCTTCTGGAGTCCAAGTTCAGGACGAGTAAGAAAGAGGAGGCGGATCTGTTCTTCGTGCCAGCTTATGTCAAGTGTGTGAGGATGTTGGGTGGTCTTAATGACAAGGAGATCAATCAGACCTATGTCAAG GTTTTGAGTCAAATGCCGTATTTCAGAAGATCGGGTGGTCGtgatcatatttttgtttttcccAG TGGGGCTGGAGCTCACTTGTTTAGGTCCTGGTCGACATTTATCAACCGTTCTATTATCCTCACTCCTGAG GGTGACAGGACTGACAAGAAAGACACTACTGCCTTCAATACATGGAAAGATATAATCATACCAGGGAATGTCGATGATGCTATGACAAAAAATGGAAAGCCTGATGTTCAGCCTCTGCCTTTGTCGAAGAGGAAGTATTTAGCTAATTATTTGGGTCGTGCTCAAGGGAAGGCTGGTAGACTTAAATTGATAGACCTCTCAAAGCAATATCCCGATAAG TTGGAGTGTCCGGATTTGAAGTTCAGCGGAACTGAAAAGTTTGGAAGAACGACGTATTTTGAGCATCTGAGGAACGCCAAGTTCTGCCTCGCTCCTCGTGGGGAATCATCATGGACTCTTCGCTTGTATGAATCCTTCTTTGTG GAATGTGTTCCGGTTCTCTTATCTGACCACGCCGAGCTACCTTTCCAGAATGTCATCGACTACGCCCAAGTTTCCATCAAATGGCCATCATCTCGAATAGGCGCAGAGCTTCTTGATTACTTAGCTTCAATACCCG ATAGAGACATAGAAGGGATGATAGCTCGTGGTCGGAAAATTAGATGTCTGTTTGTGTACGGTCCAGAATCTGCACCATGCAGTGCGGTTAAAGGGATTTTATGGGAGCTTCAACGCAAAGCGAGACATTTCCAGCAATCGACCGAGACGTTTTGGCTGCACAATGGCAGTGAAACCTCGGAATTTCGTGGGAATATTCCGACGGACACATAG
- the LOC108821991 gene encoding putative UDP-glucuronate:xylan alpha-glucuronosyltransferase 3 isoform X1 produces the protein MRLPSPTPVEPRHRLPSQTDDTNRRRTLRNRDTKDLEKAGSHSSSFHYRNWSAKFSTLKLVLILLVLVAVFTLYRSPPVHIADHPFNNNSSFVSRWSSREPSGIDDPRYVSTAEINWDHVSDLVEKLTGKSEYQGVGFINLNDDEVVRWKELIPDCDHVALHLDRMANNITWESLYPEWIDEEEQFEVPTCPSLPWVQVPGKPRIDLVVAKLPCNKGGKWSRDVARLHLQLAAARVAASSKGLHDVHVLFVTDCFPIPNLFIGKDLVARQGNLWLFKPNLHRLRQKVELPVGSCELTVPLKAKDTFYSASAKREAYATILHSANFYVCGAITAAQSIRMSGSTRDLVILVDDSITEHHRSGLAAAGWKIYPIQRIRNPKAEAEAYNEWNYSKFRLWQLTEYDKIIFIDADMLILRNIDFLFEMPEISATGNNATLFNSGVMVVEPSNSTFQLLMDHINDIVSYNGGDQGYLNEVYTWWHRIPKHMNFLKHFWEGDEPEIKQMKTRLFGTDPPILYVLHYLGNKPWLCFRDYDCNWNVDILQEFASDVAHKTWWKVHDAMPENLQKFCLLRSKQKAQLEWDRMQAEKGNYTDGHWKIKIKDKRLETCYEEFCFWESMLWHWGDKNWTDNSTNGLSPPLPLKANLSSV, from the exons ATGAGGCTTCCTTCTCCTACTCCCGTCGAGCCCAGGCACCGACTACCAAGTCAAAC CGATGACACAAACAGAAGGAGAACTCTTAGAAATCGAGATACCAAAGACCTCGAGAAAGCAGGATCACACAGCTCCTCCTTTCACTATAGAAACTGGAGCGCCAAGTTCTCCACCTTGAAACTCGTCTTGATCCTTCTCGTCCTGGTTGCTGTGTTCACTCTCTACCGTTCACCACCTGTACACATTGCAGATCATCCATTTAATAACAACTCTAG TTTCGTAAGCAGATGGAGTAGTAGAGAGCCAAGTGGGATTGATGATCCTCGCTATGTATCTACAGCTGAGATAAACTGGGACCACGTGTCAGACCTTGTAGAGAAGCTAACTGGGAAGAGCGAGTATCAAGGAGTTGGGTTTATAAATCTCAACGATGATGAGGTTGTTCGATGGAAGGAGCTGATACCTGACTGTGACCATGTCGCCTTACACCTGGACCGTATGGCGAATAACATAACTTGGGAGTCTTTATACCCGGAATGGATCGATGAGGAAGAGCAGTTCGAAGTCCCCACTTGTCCTTCTCTTCCTTGGGTTCAAGTCCCTGGAAAGCCTCGGATTGATCTTGTTGTTGCCAAGCTTCCGTGTAATAAAGGTGGGAAGTGGTCGAGAGATGTTGCTAGGTTACACTTGCAGCTTGCTGCAGCTCGTGTGGCTGCTTCTTCCAAAGGGCTTCACGATGTGCATGTGCTTTTTGTTACTGATTGTTTTCCCATTCCTAATCTTTTTATTGGGAAGGATCTGGTTGCACGTCAAGGGAACCTATGGCTGTTCAAACCCAACCTTCACCGGCTTAGGCAAAAGGTTGAGCTGCCTGTTGGTTCCTGTGAACTCACTGTTCCTCTTAAAGCTAAGG ATACTTTCTATTCAGCAAGTGCAAAGAGAGAAGCATACGCCACCATATTACACTCTGCTAATTTTTATGTCTGTGGAGCTATAACAGCAGCGCAGAGCATTCGCATGTCTGGCTCTACGCGAGACCTGGTGATACTTGTCGATGACTCCATAACTGAGCACCATAGATCTGGCCTGGCTGCAGCTGGATGGAAGATATATCCCATTCAAAGGATCAGGAATCCAAAGGCCGAAGCTGAAGCATATAACGAATGGAACTACAGCAAGTTTCGTCTTTGGCAGTTGACTGAGTACGACAAGATCATCTTCATTGATGCTGATATGCTTATCCTTAGGAACATTGACTTCCTCTTTGAGATGCCTGAGATATCTGCCACGGGAAACAACGCTACACTCTTTAACTCCGGTGTGATGGTGGTCGAGCCATCAAACTCCACATTCCAGCTACTCATGGACCACATCAATGATATCGTCTCGTACAACGGAGGAGACCAAGGTTACCTCAACGAAGTGTACACGTGGTGGCATCGCATCCCGAAACACATGAACTTTCTAAAGCATTTCTGGGAAGGTGATGAGCCTGAGATCAAACAGATGAAGACGCGTCTCTTTGGAACAGATCCTCCTATCCTCTACGTCCTGCATTACCTTGGTAACAAACCTTGGCTATGCTTCAGAGACTATGACTGCAACTGGAACGTGGACATTCTACAGGAGTTTGCAAGCGATGTAGCGCACAAAACGTGGTGGAAAGTGCACGACGCGATGCCTGAGAACTTGCAGAAGTTCTGTCTACTGAGATCGAAACAGAAGGCGCAGCTGGAATGGGATAGGATGCAAGCTGAGAAAGGGAACTACACGGATGGACACTGGAAGATTAAGATCAAAGACAAGCGACTAGAGACTTGTTATGAAGAGTTCTGTTTCTGGGAGAGTATGCTTTGGCATTGGGGTGACAAGAACTGGACTGACAATTCCACTAACGGTTTATCACCTCCTCTACCACTTAAAGCAAATCTTTCTTCAGTGTAA
- the LOC108821991 gene encoding putative UDP-glucuronate:xylan alpha-glucuronosyltransferase 3 isoform X2 has protein sequence MRLPSPTPVEPRHRLPSQTDDTNRRRTLRNRDTKDLEKAGSHSSSFHYRNWSAKFSTLKLVLILLVLVAVFTLYRSPPVHIADHPFNNNSRWSSREPSGIDDPRYVSTAEINWDHVSDLVEKLTGKSEYQGVGFINLNDDEVVRWKELIPDCDHVALHLDRMANNITWESLYPEWIDEEEQFEVPTCPSLPWVQVPGKPRIDLVVAKLPCNKGGKWSRDVARLHLQLAAARVAASSKGLHDVHVLFVTDCFPIPNLFIGKDLVARQGNLWLFKPNLHRLRQKVELPVGSCELTVPLKAKDTFYSASAKREAYATILHSANFYVCGAITAAQSIRMSGSTRDLVILVDDSITEHHRSGLAAAGWKIYPIQRIRNPKAEAEAYNEWNYSKFRLWQLTEYDKIIFIDADMLILRNIDFLFEMPEISATGNNATLFNSGVMVVEPSNSTFQLLMDHINDIVSYNGGDQGYLNEVYTWWHRIPKHMNFLKHFWEGDEPEIKQMKTRLFGTDPPILYVLHYLGNKPWLCFRDYDCNWNVDILQEFASDVAHKTWWKVHDAMPENLQKFCLLRSKQKAQLEWDRMQAEKGNYTDGHWKIKIKDKRLETCYEEFCFWESMLWHWGDKNWTDNSTNGLSPPLPLKANLSSV, from the exons ATGAGGCTTCCTTCTCCTACTCCCGTCGAGCCCAGGCACCGACTACCAAGTCAAAC CGATGACACAAACAGAAGGAGAACTCTTAGAAATCGAGATACCAAAGACCTCGAGAAAGCAGGATCACACAGCTCCTCCTTTCACTATAGAAACTGGAGCGCCAAGTTCTCCACCTTGAAACTCGTCTTGATCCTTCTCGTCCTGGTTGCTGTGTTCACTCTCTACCGTTCACCACCTGTACACATTGCAGATCATCCATTTAATAACAACTCTAG ATGGAGTAGTAGAGAGCCAAGTGGGATTGATGATCCTCGCTATGTATCTACAGCTGAGATAAACTGGGACCACGTGTCAGACCTTGTAGAGAAGCTAACTGGGAAGAGCGAGTATCAAGGAGTTGGGTTTATAAATCTCAACGATGATGAGGTTGTTCGATGGAAGGAGCTGATACCTGACTGTGACCATGTCGCCTTACACCTGGACCGTATGGCGAATAACATAACTTGGGAGTCTTTATACCCGGAATGGATCGATGAGGAAGAGCAGTTCGAAGTCCCCACTTGTCCTTCTCTTCCTTGGGTTCAAGTCCCTGGAAAGCCTCGGATTGATCTTGTTGTTGCCAAGCTTCCGTGTAATAAAGGTGGGAAGTGGTCGAGAGATGTTGCTAGGTTACACTTGCAGCTTGCTGCAGCTCGTGTGGCTGCTTCTTCCAAAGGGCTTCACGATGTGCATGTGCTTTTTGTTACTGATTGTTTTCCCATTCCTAATCTTTTTATTGGGAAGGATCTGGTTGCACGTCAAGGGAACCTATGGCTGTTCAAACCCAACCTTCACCGGCTTAGGCAAAAGGTTGAGCTGCCTGTTGGTTCCTGTGAACTCACTGTTCCTCTTAAAGCTAAGG ATACTTTCTATTCAGCAAGTGCAAAGAGAGAAGCATACGCCACCATATTACACTCTGCTAATTTTTATGTCTGTGGAGCTATAACAGCAGCGCAGAGCATTCGCATGTCTGGCTCTACGCGAGACCTGGTGATACTTGTCGATGACTCCATAACTGAGCACCATAGATCTGGCCTGGCTGCAGCTGGATGGAAGATATATCCCATTCAAAGGATCAGGAATCCAAAGGCCGAAGCTGAAGCATATAACGAATGGAACTACAGCAAGTTTCGTCTTTGGCAGTTGACTGAGTACGACAAGATCATCTTCATTGATGCTGATATGCTTATCCTTAGGAACATTGACTTCCTCTTTGAGATGCCTGAGATATCTGCCACGGGAAACAACGCTACACTCTTTAACTCCGGTGTGATGGTGGTCGAGCCATCAAACTCCACATTCCAGCTACTCATGGACCACATCAATGATATCGTCTCGTACAACGGAGGAGACCAAGGTTACCTCAACGAAGTGTACACGTGGTGGCATCGCATCCCGAAACACATGAACTTTCTAAAGCATTTCTGGGAAGGTGATGAGCCTGAGATCAAACAGATGAAGACGCGTCTCTTTGGAACAGATCCTCCTATCCTCTACGTCCTGCATTACCTTGGTAACAAACCTTGGCTATGCTTCAGAGACTATGACTGCAACTGGAACGTGGACATTCTACAGGAGTTTGCAAGCGATGTAGCGCACAAAACGTGGTGGAAAGTGCACGACGCGATGCCTGAGAACTTGCAGAAGTTCTGTCTACTGAGATCGAAACAGAAGGCGCAGCTGGAATGGGATAGGATGCAAGCTGAGAAAGGGAACTACACGGATGGACACTGGAAGATTAAGATCAAAGACAAGCGACTAGAGACTTGTTATGAAGAGTTCTGTTTCTGGGAGAGTATGCTTTGGCATTGGGGTGACAAGAACTGGACTGACAATTCCACTAACGGTTTATCACCTCCTCTACCACTTAAAGCAAATCTTTCTTCAGTGTAA